Proteins co-encoded in one Bacteroidetes bacterium SB0662_bin_6 genomic window:
- a CDS encoding twin-arginine translocation signal domain-containing protein: protein MSISSRRHFLKATASAVGAVSLGGVVPAAASFRAAPQIMTRPPLSDDILGHGDFRYRVETDWSDLDPANTPVKNCHEMVMSRDGRLFMVTDEVRNNVIVFDKSGGLLDTWGTGYPGGHGLTLWDAGGEEFLFLCDFDRGIVDKTTLDGRVLLTIGHPSSVDAYDAEAPFKPTETAVGPNGDIYVADGYGSQYILQYSPTGEFIRKFGGAGDGDDQFATVHGVAVDARSGTPTLLCTSRAHNSFKRFTLDGEYLETIFLPGAYVCRAVPDGDNVYAGVCWSRLRYLNQTPDSGFVTILDRNNRVVSNPGGTAPVYEDGVLQLMVQAEPVFRHCHDVCVDDDKNLYVCQWNASGTYPVKLHRV from the coding sequence ATGTCCATTTCTTCAAGAAGACATTTTCTGAAAGCCACAGCATCGGCGGTCGGTGCGGTTTCATTGGGTGGGGTGGTTCCTGCCGCGGCTTCGTTCCGGGCGGCTCCGCAGATCATGACGCGGCCGCCTCTTTCGGACGATATCCTCGGACACGGGGATTTCCGGTACCGGGTCGAGACGGACTGGAGTGACCTGGATCCCGCGAACACGCCGGTGAAGAATTGCCACGAGATGGTCATGTCCCGCGACGGACGGCTTTTCATGGTAACCGACGAGGTGCGTAACAACGTGATCGTTTTCGACAAGTCCGGGGGCCTGCTCGATACGTGGGGCACGGGATATCCCGGGGGGCACGGCCTTACGCTGTGGGACGCCGGCGGGGAAGAGTTTCTGTTCCTCTGCGATTTCGACCGGGGCATTGTCGACAAGACCACGCTGGACGGCCGCGTGTTGCTCACCATCGGACACCCGTCGAGCGTGGACGCCTACGATGCGGAGGCGCCGTTCAAACCCACCGAAACCGCGGTCGGACCGAACGGGGATATTTACGTGGCCGACGGGTATGGCTCCCAGTACATTTTGCAGTATTCGCCGACAGGAGAGTTCATCCGCAAATTCGGCGGCGCAGGTGATGGAGACGACCAGTTCGCCACAGTCCACGGTGTGGCGGTCGATGCGCGTTCCGGTACGCCGACGCTTCTGTGCACGTCCCGGGCCCACAACAGCTTCAAGCGCTTTACGCTCGACGGTGAATACCTTGAAACCATTTTTCTGCCGGGCGCCTATGTGTGCCGTGCCGTGCCGGACGGGGATAACGTGTATGCGGGCGTATGCTGGTCGCGGCTCCGGTACCTGAACCAGACGCCGGATTCGGGTTTCGTAACGATCCTGGATCGCAACAACCGCGTGGTGTCCAATCCCGGCGGTACCGCACCGGTCTACGAAGACGGGGTTTTGCAATTGATGGTGCAGGCGGAACCTGTGTTCAGGCATTGCCACGATGTCTGCGTGGACGACGACAAGAATCTGTACGTATGTCAGTGGAACGCCTCCGGGACGTACCCTGTCAAGCTTCATCGCGTTTGA
- a CDS encoding co-chaperone GroES: MSELIVVGDRVLIAPQEGETQTEAGLVLPASVAERQDVRIGRVEQVGPGYVMPNPDYTGEPWSTDRDSVRYLPLQAQPGDQAFFLKKEAVEIKFNGRDYLIIPHSAILALVRRQPEDLAGDIEQMDIEDLLR, translated from the coding sequence ATGAGTGAACTGATTGTCGTAGGAGATCGCGTCCTCATCGCCCCCCAGGAGGGCGAAACGCAAACGGAAGCCGGTCTGGTGCTTCCGGCGTCCGTGGCCGAACGCCAGGATGTGCGGATAGGCAGGGTCGAGCAGGTCGGCCCGGGCTATGTGATGCCCAATCCCGATTATACGGGAGAGCCTTGGAGCACCGACCGCGATTCGGTGCGCTACCTGCCCTTGCAGGCGCAACCGGGCGATCAGGCCTTTTTTCTCAAGAAGGAAGCGGTCGAAATCAAGTTTAACGGGCGGGATTATCTCATCATACCCCACTCCGCCATTCTCGCGCTGGTGCGCCGGCAACCTGAAGACCTTGCCGGAGATATCGAGCAGATGGATATCGAAGATCTGCTGCGGTAG
- a CDS encoding DUF1501 domain-containing protein — MDFLRRLKERETRREFLVRSAQGMGTMALASLLNGVGFASLRAQSLGPKTTVDRWPGIISPPHVAPRAKRIIYLYMAGGPSHLETLDYKPTLAAMHGKPMPASITAGQQLAQLQGQQLNCLGPQAAFRRFGESGQMMSEYLPHIGQIADDICIVRSMQTEQINHDPAHTFMNTGSMISGRPSMGSWMLYGLGSESENLPGFIVMTSEGGGQGQPIAARQWHSGFLPGRFQGVQFQSTGDPVNYVELPDGVDISRQRELVNTIRSLNEAKHASVEDPAIQTRIAQYEMAFRMQASVPDLVDFSDEPQAIKDLYGTEGADGTFAANCLLARRLAERGVRFIQLYHRGWDHHGSIKEALPAAAKHVDRASAALIIDLKQRGMLEDTLVIWGGEFGRTPMAQGSGRDHHIKGFSLWMAGGGVRGGMSYGKTDDFGFDVVENPVHVHDLHATILHIMGIDHEKLTYRYQGRDFRLTDVHGHVVHDILT, encoded by the coding sequence ATGGATTTCCTGAGACGACTGAAAGAGCGGGAAACGCGCCGGGAATTTCTGGTGCGTTCGGCGCAGGGCATGGGTACGATGGCGCTTGCTTCCCTCCTGAATGGCGTGGGGTTCGCTTCCTTGCGTGCGCAATCCCTGGGCCCCAAAACCACCGTAGACCGCTGGCCCGGCATCATCAGCCCCCCGCATGTGGCGCCGCGCGCCAAGCGCATCATCTACCTGTATATGGCGGGTGGGCCGTCCCACCTGGAAACCCTCGATTACAAGCCCACCCTTGCCGCCATGCACGGCAAGCCCATGCCGGCTTCGATCACGGCAGGCCAGCAACTGGCGCAGCTTCAGGGCCAGCAACTGAACTGCCTGGGGCCGCAGGCGGCATTCCGGCGATTCGGCGAGTCCGGGCAGATGATGTCCGAGTATCTTCCGCATATCGGCCAGATCGCCGATGACATTTGCATCGTTCGTTCGATGCAGACCGAGCAGATCAATCACGATCCGGCCCATACGTTCATGAACACCGGGTCGATGATTTCCGGGCGTCCGTCCATGGGTTCCTGGATGCTCTACGGGCTCGGCAGCGAGTCCGAAAACCTGCCCGGTTTCATTGTGATGACCTCCGAGGGCGGCGGGCAAGGCCAGCCCATCGCCGCCAGACAGTGGCACAGCGGGTTTCTTCCCGGACGTTTCCAGGGCGTGCAGTTCCAGTCCACGGGCGACCCGGTGAATTATGTCGAATTGCCGGATGGCGTGGATATTTCCCGCCAGCGCGAACTGGTCAATACGATCCGTTCGCTGAACGAGGCGAAGCATGCCTCTGTGGAGGATCCGGCTATCCAGACACGCATTGCCCAGTACGAGATGGCCTTCCGGATGCAGGCCAGCGTACCCGATCTCGTCGATTTCTCCGACGAGCCGCAGGCCATCAAGGACCTGTACGGGACCGAAGGCGCCGACGGCACGTTTGCCGCGAATTGCCTGCTGGCCCGGAGGCTGGCCGAGCGCGGTGTGCGATTCATCCAGTTGTATCATCGCGGCTGGGATCATCACGGCAGTATCAAGGAAGCATTGCCTGCGGCAGCGAAGCATGTGGATCGCGCCTCGGCAGCGCTCATCATCGACCTGAAGCAGCGTGGTATGCTCGAGGATACGCTCGTCATCTGGGGCGGCGAATTCGGGCGCACCCCCATGGCCCAGGGATCAGGCCGCGACCACCACATCAAGGGCTTCTCGTTGTGGATGGCCGGCGGCGGCGTGCGCGGTGGCATGTCCTACGGCAAGACCGACGATTTCGGGTTCGATGTCGTGGAGAATCCTGTCCATGTGCACGATCTGCATGCGACGATTCTGCACATCATGGGTATTGACCACGAGAAGTTGACGTACCGCTATCAGGGGCGCGACTTCCGGCTGACGGATGTGCATGGCCACGTCGTTCACGATATTCTGACTTGA
- a CDS encoding patatin-like phospholipase family protein, translating to MTMHEEVDYTFRQLSAMFVGESSGSMKPVTVLTINGGGMRGLYATYVLHTLAECFATRREVNGLDIGKGFDLVVGTSTGAILTAGIAAGIPLERIMALYKEAGPQIFKDPVPPYDKSLKLSRRISFYHWLWRHRRRAGNSNEKLESALRDTFGELTFGELYERRGIGVCVPATSYLHHTPRIFKTPHIPDKQRDNDVLLADACLASSAAPIYLPLASIKADGLEDQIYADGGLWANNPVLIGLLEALAVSAPRQPVVILSVGTCPPPSGTLPPENLDQGVAEWRSGIRVMELAMNVQVYAACNAVLRLVDQLNRLKKRVHILRCEESIPSSKQAELLQLDSASQDALDLMKRLGNKDGHDTFRWCQKPVGEDGKLLDDIFDRMPAYEVL from the coding sequence TTGACGATGCATGAGGAAGTGGATTATACTTTCCGGCAACTATCCGCTATGTTCGTTGGAGAATCTTCCGGGAGTATGAAACCTGTCACTGTGCTTACGATCAACGGCGGCGGCATGCGCGGGCTCTACGCGACGTACGTGCTGCACACGCTTGCGGAGTGTTTCGCCACTCGCCGGGAAGTGAACGGACTCGATATCGGCAAGGGCTTCGATCTGGTCGTGGGAACCAGCACCGGCGCGATTCTGACAGCCGGTATCGCAGCAGGCATTCCCCTCGAGCGGATTATGGCCCTGTACAAGGAGGCGGGTCCGCAGATATTCAAAGATCCGGTGCCGCCTTATGACAAATCGCTCAAGCTCTCCCGAAGAATCAGCTTTTACCACTGGTTGTGGCGACATCGCCGCCGGGCCGGAAATTCCAACGAGAAACTGGAATCCGCGCTTCGCGATACGTTCGGGGAACTCACGTTCGGTGAACTCTACGAGCGGCGCGGCATCGGGGTCTGTGTCCCGGCCACGTCTTATCTGCACCACACGCCGCGCATATTCAAGACGCCGCACATCCCCGACAAACAACGGGACAACGATGTCCTGTTGGCGGACGCCTGTCTGGCCAGCAGCGCGGCGCCCATCTATCTTCCGCTCGCATCCATCAAAGCGGATGGGCTGGAAGACCAGATCTACGCCGACGGCGGCTTGTGGGCCAACAACCCCGTGCTCATCGGGCTTTTGGAGGCGTTAGCGGTTTCGGCGCCCAGACAACCGGTAGTCATCCTGTCGGTTGGAACCTGTCCTCCTCCCTCGGGAACGCTGCCGCCGGAAAATCTCGATCAGGGCGTTGCGGAGTGGCGAAGCGGCATCCGCGTCATGGAATTGGCGATGAACGTCCAGGTGTATGCCGCCTGTAATGCGGTGCTCCGCCTTGTGGATCAACTGAATCGCCTTAAAAAACGGGTACACATTCTCCGCTGCGAGGAGTCTATCCCGTCCTCGAAACAAGCCGAACTGCTTCAACTCGACTCGGCTTCGCAGGATGCCCTGGACCTGATGAAGCGCCTCGGAAACAAGGATGGCCACGACACCTTTCGCTGGTGCCAGAAACCTGTAGGCGAAGACGGCAAGTTGCTCGACGATATTTTTGATCGGATGCCGGCGTATGAGGTGTTGTGA
- the holB gene encoding DNA polymerase III subunit delta', whose translation MSWTSVIGQQRVSDALRRTISTERVAHAWLFYGPEGVGKRAAAIAYGKALLCEQGGDEACGACSSCGRVDRMVHPDLHILMPYPSDADPADIGERIRLIGQNPYAAVDFVRRPSLDDPTRSSNKQALYTVARVQEEMCRAMSFQPVEGRYKVAVVSDAEHLRTDAANMFLKMLEEPPPKTVFILTTSRADRILATIVSRCRRLRFDPLTPEAIEQALIGKEGVAPELAATLARMADGSYTAGLDLAKNEDLRALRELVLDFSRAAYSRNVGKIADIVERTARFGRDQVGHVLELLLRWIRDLMLYRAMGGAAPLVNVDQAEAIAGFTERLPKADIEAMASVVEEAIVLVRSNVHVALTLTVLAGELGEAMRGPHSGKLYMPLSDAYGGKDASLGRTG comes from the coding sequence ATGTCCTGGACTTCCGTCATAGGCCAGCAGCGCGTCTCGGATGCGCTTCGCCGCACCATCTCCACGGAGCGGGTGGCTCATGCCTGGCTGTTCTACGGGCCGGAGGGCGTGGGTAAGCGGGCTGCCGCCATAGCGTACGGCAAGGCGCTGCTTTGCGAGCAGGGCGGGGACGAAGCGTGCGGTGCCTGTTCATCCTGTGGAAGAGTGGACCGGATGGTGCATCCCGACCTGCATATTCTGATGCCGTATCCTTCGGATGCCGACCCTGCGGATATTGGCGAACGCATCCGGCTCATCGGACAGAATCCGTATGCGGCGGTCGACTTCGTGCGCCGGCCCTCGCTGGACGACCCGACCCGCTCTTCCAACAAACAGGCGCTGTATACCGTGGCGCGCGTTCAGGAAGAGATGTGCCGGGCCATGAGTTTCCAGCCCGTAGAGGGCCGCTACAAGGTGGCCGTGGTCAGCGATGCGGAGCACCTGCGTACGGACGCCGCCAACATGTTTCTCAAGATGCTGGAAGAGCCTCCGCCGAAGACCGTTTTCATCCTTACGACCAGCCGTGCGGATCGCATCCTCGCCACCATTGTTTCCCGTTGCCGCCGCCTGCGGTTCGATCCGCTCACTCCCGAGGCCATCGAGCAGGCGCTCATCGGGAAGGAAGGCGTAGCGCCGGAACTTGCCGCAACGCTTGCCCGCATGGCGGACGGGTCGTACACCGCCGGACTCGACCTGGCGAAGAACGAGGATTTGCGCGCGCTGCGGGAGCTGGTGCTGGACTTTTCCCGGGCGGCATACAGCCGAAACGTCGGGAAAATAGCCGATATCGTGGAGCGGACCGCGCGGTTCGGGCGCGATCAGGTAGGGCATGTGCTGGAACTGCTCCTCCGATGGATCCGGGACCTTATGCTCTACCGGGCGATGGGCGGGGCGGCTCCGCTGGTCAATGTGGATCAGGCGGAAGCCATTGCCGGATTCACGGAACGCCTTCCCAAGGCCGATATCGAGGCCATGGCGTCGGTCGTCGAAGAGGCGATCGTGCTGGTCCGGAGCAATGTGCATGTGGCCCTGACCTTGACCGTGCTGGCCGGGGAGCTGGGCGAGGCCATGCGCGGTCCGCATTCCGGCAAATTGTATATGCCGCTGAGCGATGCCTACGGCGGCAAGGATGCATCCCTTGGAAGGACCGGATAG
- a CDS encoding helix-turn-helix transcriptional regulator, producing the protein MYKRYAVEMLKPSYLPPPSRNSHKSDNKIIEKAYENFLKTDAAHAEKLDIRLALDYIHENLLSDTLSVKDVIEKNNIKTHCFHDRFADEVTLNGNARRTPGEYITWARMQVARRILEHGACNMTDLGHALGFNSYTTFWRAFRKHLGCKPSEAAKVNGKD; encoded by the coding sequence ATGTACAAACGATATGCGGTCGAAATGCTTAAACCGTCTTATTTACCCCCTCCCTCCCGGAATTCACACAAATCTGACAATAAAATCATTGAGAAGGCTTATGAAAATTTCCTCAAAACGGATGCGGCGCATGCGGAAAAGTTGGATATCCGACTCGCGCTCGATTATATCCATGAAAACCTTCTTTCGGATACCTTGTCCGTAAAGGATGTAATCGAAAAAAACAACATTAAGACCCACTGCTTCCACGACCGATTCGCGGACGAAGTTACGCTGAACGGCAATGCGCGAAGAACGCCCGGAGAATACATAACATGGGCGCGTATGCAAGTGGCACGGCGCATACTTGAACACGGCGCCTGTAATATGACGGACCTGGGACATGCGCTCGGATTCAATTCCTATACGACTTTCTGGCGGGCTTTCCGTAAACACCTCGGATGCAAACCGTCGGAAGCGGCGAAGGTGAACGGGAAGGATTGA
- a CDS encoding DUF1761 domain-containing protein: protein MDFSSINYLSVVVAALSSFVVGMLWYSPVLFGKAWMAENGFSDEDVQGGNMLRTYGTAFILGLIIAFNLDMFLGAEATFSWGLTAGALAGVGWVAASIGTMYLFEQKSLKLFLINAGYHAVNFTVMGGILGAW from the coding sequence ATGGATTTCTCCTCGATAAACTACCTCTCCGTCGTCGTGGCGGCCCTCTCCAGCTTCGTCGTAGGCATGCTCTGGTATTCACCCGTCCTTTTCGGCAAGGCCTGGATGGCGGAGAACGGCTTTTCGGACGAAGACGTGCAGGGCGGCAATATGCTGCGCACCTACGGCACCGCCTTCATTCTGGGGCTGATCATTGCCTTCAACCTCGACATGTTCCTCGGGGCGGAGGCCACGTTTTCCTGGGGCCTGACCGCCGGCGCGCTCGCCGGAGTCGGATGGGTAGCCGCCTCAATCGGCACCATGTACCTGTTCGAGCAGAAATCCCTGAAACTGTTTCTCATCAATGCGGGATACCATGCCGTCAACTTCACCGTGATGGGCGGCATCCTCGGCGCCTGGTAG
- a CDS encoding NupC/NupG family nucleoside CNT transporter — MERLISLLGLVVFVALAWVIGERRKSIDLRIVTGGLLLQFGLALFIFKTPIGAAVFQVVGYFFESLLGFVDAGTSLVFGEEYVHHFFAFKVLPTIIFFSSLMFVLYHLGLFQKVVEAFAWVMRRTLGTSGAETVSAAANVFVGQTEAPLIVGPYVESMTKSELMALMVGGFATIAGGVMAAYVSMGVDAVHLLAASVVSAPAALLVAKLMIPETEQSPTMGHVSVQVEKKHANVVHAASEGALEGLKLTLNVAAMLIAVLALVALVNAVLSATGGWVGGLFGYDNWDWSMSNIFGYVFAPFAWLMGIPWIDALHAGELMGMKMVFNEFIAYTQMIEWQQPGSGVELSERSTLILTYALCGFANFGSIGIQIGGIGGIAPKRRADLARLGIRAMIGGTLAMMMTACVAGILL; from the coding sequence ATGGAGCGCCTGATCAGTCTTCTGGGCCTTGTCGTCTTCGTGGCGCTGGCATGGGTGATCGGCGAGCGCAGGAAGTCGATAGACCTGCGCATTGTAACGGGCGGCCTTTTGCTGCAATTCGGGCTGGCCCTTTTCATTTTCAAAACACCGATCGGAGCCGCCGTATTTCAGGTGGTGGGATATTTTTTCGAATCCCTTCTGGGGTTTGTCGATGCCGGGACAAGCCTTGTATTCGGAGAGGAGTACGTGCATCACTTCTTTGCTTTCAAGGTGCTGCCGACCATCATTTTCTTTTCGTCGCTGATGTTCGTGCTGTATCACTTGGGCCTGTTCCAGAAGGTAGTCGAGGCGTTCGCGTGGGTCATGCGGCGTACGCTGGGCACATCGGGAGCGGAAACGGTGTCCGCCGCGGCGAATGTCTTCGTGGGACAGACCGAGGCCCCGCTGATCGTGGGTCCCTACGTGGAAAGCATGACGAAATCCGAACTGATGGCGCTGATGGTGGGAGGGTTCGCCACCATTGCCGGGGGGGTGATGGCGGCCTATGTGAGCATGGGCGTGGATGCGGTGCATCTGCTTGCGGCCTCGGTGGTTTCCGCGCCGGCCGCGCTGCTGGTCGCCAAATTGATGATCCCCGAAACGGAACAGTCCCCTACCATGGGGCATGTTTCCGTGCAGGTAGAGAAAAAACATGCGAATGTCGTGCATGCGGCGTCGGAAGGCGCCCTCGAAGGGCTGAAACTGACCCTGAATGTGGCGGCCATGCTTATCGCCGTGCTGGCGCTGGTGGCGCTGGTCAACGCCGTGTTGTCCGCTACGGGCGGATGGGTAGGCGGGCTTTTCGGGTACGATAACTGGGACTGGTCGATGTCCAATATTTTCGGGTACGTTTTTGCGCCGTTTGCCTGGTTGATGGGGATTCCCTGGATAGATGCGCTCCACGCCGGCGAATTGATGGGCATGAAAATGGTGTTCAACGAGTTTATCGCCTACACGCAGATGATCGAGTGGCAGCAACCGGGTTCGGGCGTCGAGCTCAGCGAGCGCAGCACGCTTATTCTTACCTACGCCCTGTGCGGCTTCGCCAATTTCGGGAGCATAGGTATCCAGATCGGAGGGATCGGGGGGATCGCGCCCAAGCGCCGCGCAGACCTGGCGCGGCTTGGCATACGGGCCATGATCGGCGGCACGCTCGCCATGATGATGACGGCGTGCGTGGCCGGGATACTGCTTTAA
- a CDS encoding DUF1553 domain-containing protein has translation MFSILCAVLFSACSSSTDLPEEVTFNRDIRPILSDKCFVCHGFDPGTREGNLRLDLRETAIARREDYDRPAIVPGDPGGSELVKRIHASNPDKIMPPRDTRAPLTEREKALLERWIAQGAEWEPHWLYITPTRPEPPIEPEGEGIRNPIDAFVVARLRQEHLEPSPQADPVTLARRLSFDLTGLPPAPDMVAAYLENPDDAGYERLVDDLLASTHYGERMAVMWLDLIRYADTDGYHSDLHRNVSPFRDYVIHAFNTNKPFDRFTREQLAGDLLPHATTEQLVAAGYNRLGQATKEGGAQPKEYLAKYAGDRVRTVSTVWMGSTVGCAECHDHKFDPFTQQEFYRMAAFFADVKEEGVFPNENLLPPEMPLPDRDETQEIRELDRRIEEGRRQGVPVEAVLKQREELLANIPHVLETVSIEPRMVRLLQRGNWQDKRGTVAEPGVPAILPALAVEGRRANRLDLADWLVAPENPTTARVFVNHLWARFFGNGIARVLDDLGSQGDWPTHPDLLDWLAVEFTDSGWDVKHIVKRIVMSATYRQDSRSNELLDTVDPENFLLARQTRLRFDAETIRDNALAVSGLLDRRLGGESVKPYQPEGYWKDIRTFGTEGPASTWEASDGSNQYRRGLYTYWKRSFLHPSMMAFDASDRQECTAERARSNTPLQALVLLNDPSYVEAARVFADRIVDAAGPAVDERLQWAFRQALSRDPTPEEVSALKELVRQEETWYADRPDEAAQLLAVGQAPSSEGDFVQRAAWTSVARAVFNTHEFITRY, from the coding sequence GTGTTTTCGATCCTGTGCGCTGTGCTGTTTTCCGCGTGCAGTTCCTCGACGGACCTCCCGGAGGAGGTTACCTTCAACCGCGATATCCGCCCCATCCTCTCCGACAAATGTTTCGTGTGCCACGGGTTCGACCCCGGCACGCGCGAGGGCAACTTGCGGCTCGACTTGCGCGAGACGGCGATCGCCCGCCGGGAAGATTATGACCGGCCCGCCATCGTACCCGGCGATCCCGGCGGCAGCGAACTGGTCAAGCGCATCCATGCGTCGAACCCCGACAAGATCATGCCGCCGCGCGACACCCGCGCTCCGCTGACCGAGCGCGAAAAGGCCTTGCTCGAACGATGGATCGCGCAGGGGGCGGAATGGGAGCCGCACTGGTTATATATCACGCCTACCCGACCGGAACCGCCCATCGAACCGGAGGGGGAAGGCATTCGCAATCCCATTGACGCCTTTGTAGTCGCCCGCCTCCGGCAGGAGCATCTGGAACCCTCGCCGCAGGCCGACCCTGTTACGCTCGCCCGCCGCCTTTCCTTCGATCTTACGGGTTTGCCCCCGGCCCCCGACATGGTGGCGGCGTATCTCGAAAACCCCGATGATGCGGGGTACGAGCGCCTCGTCGACGACCTGCTGGCCTCTACGCATTACGGCGAACGCATGGCCGTGATGTGGCTCGATCTGATCCGGTATGCGGATACGGACGGGTACCACTCGGACCTGCACCGTAACGTGTCCCCGTTCCGCGACTATGTGATCCATGCCTTCAACACGAACAAGCCGTTCGACCGGTTTACCCGGGAACAACTGGCGGGTGACCTGCTGCCGCACGCTACGACCGAGCAGCTCGTTGCCGCGGGCTACAATCGGCTTGGACAGGCTACGAAGGAAGGGGGTGCGCAGCCCAAGGAGTATCTGGCGAAATACGCCGGCGACCGCGTGCGTACGGTATCCACCGTATGGATGGGTTCCACGGTCGGTTGCGCCGAATGCCACGATCACAAATTCGATCCGTTTACGCAGCAGGAATTCTACCGGATGGCGGCGTTTTTCGCCGATGTGAAGGAGGAGGGCGTATTCCCTAACGAGAACCTGCTGCCGCCGGAAATGCCGCTCCCGGACCGGGACGAGACGCAGGAAATCCGGGAACTGGACAGGCGTATCGAGGAGGGTCGTCGCCAGGGGGTTCCGGTCGAGGCCGTGCTGAAACAGCGCGAGGAATTGCTGGCGAACATTCCGCATGTGCTTGAAACCGTCTCCATAGAGCCGCGGATGGTGCGTCTGTTGCAGCGGGGCAACTGGCAGGACAAACGCGGTACGGTGGCGGAACCCGGCGTGCCCGCTATCCTGCCGGCTCTTGCGGTGGAGGGACGACGCGCCAATCGTCTCGATCTGGCGGACTGGCTGGTCGCTCCCGAAAACCCGACCACGGCCCGCGTGTTCGTGAATCATCTATGGGCGCGTTTCTTCGGGAACGGCATTGCCCGGGTGCTCGACGACCTCGGCTCGCAGGGGGACTGGCCCACACATCCGGATCTGCTGGACTGGCTGGCTGTCGAGTTCACGGATAGCGGATGGGACGTCAAGCATATCGTGAAGCGTATCGTGATGTCGGCGACGTACCGGCAGGATTCCCGAAGCAATGAACTGCTCGATACGGTCGACCCCGAAAACTTCCTCCTGGCCCGCCAGACCAGGCTGCGGTTCGACGCGGAGACGATCCGCGACAATGCGCTGGCCGTGAGCGGGTTGCTGGACCGGCGTCTGGGCGGCGAGAGCGTCAAACCCTATCAGCCGGAAGGGTACTGGAAAGATATCCGCACGTTCGGCACCGAGGGTCCGGCTTCCACATGGGAGGCGTCGGACGGAAGCAATCAGTACCGCCGCGGCCTCTATACGTACTGGAAGCGCTCGTTTCTGCATCCTTCGATGATGGCGTTCGATGCGTCGGACCGCCAGGAATGCACGGCGGAGCGCGCCCGTTCGAACACCCCGTTGCAGGCGCTCGTGCTGCTGAACGACCCGTCCTACGTGGAGGCGGCCCGCGTTTTCGCCGACCGCATCGTAGACGCCGCCGGTCCTGCGGTGGACGAGCGGTTGCAATGGGCTTTCCGGCAGGCGCTTTCCCGCGACCCGACACCGGAGGAAGTCTCCGCACTGAAAGAACTCGTCCGGCAGGAGGAAACATGGTATGCCGACCGCCCGGACGAGGCGGCGCAACTGCTGGCGGTAGGACAGGCACCCTCCAGCGAGGGAGACTTCGTGCAGCGCGCGGCATGGACCAGCGTGGCCCGCGCCGTCTTCAACACCCATGAATTCATCACGAGATACTGA